One Deltaproteobacteria bacterium genomic window carries:
- a CDS encoding SDR family oxidoreductase — protein MRTLAPESEGRAPGRGRLQGRRLLVVGAGQRAIDDPDPPIGNGRAICLLASREGASVMCADMDGESASRTLHLIEQEGGRGRVIVGDAASEPDMQRIVAETTGAFGGIDGLVMNVGIGAGAGLDGTTPEAWDRVLAVNVRAHFLGCKAALPAMDRGGAIVLISSVAGLKPGSGIPAYDASKAALFGLCRHVAREGEKKRVRANVVVPGLIDTPIGRWATQGRPSRAATAIPLGRQGTAWEVAYATIFLLSAEADYITGQQLVVDGGLSSLR, from the coding sequence ATGCGAACGCTCGCCCCCGAATCCGAAGGACGGGCCCCGGGGCGCGGCCGGCTCCAGGGCAGACGCCTCCTCGTCGTCGGCGCCGGTCAGCGGGCGATCGACGACCCGGATCCGCCGATCGGCAACGGCCGCGCGATCTGTCTCCTCGCCTCACGCGAGGGAGCGTCCGTGATGTGCGCGGACATGGATGGGGAGAGTGCGTCGAGGACCCTGCACCTGATCGAGCAGGAAGGAGGCCGCGGGCGCGTGATCGTCGGAGACGCCGCCAGCGAGCCGGACATGCAGAGGATCGTTGCCGAAACCACGGGCGCGTTCGGCGGGATCGACGGTCTGGTGATGAACGTCGGTATTGGAGCCGGCGCAGGCCTCGACGGCACCACCCCGGAAGCCTGGGACCGCGTACTGGCCGTCAACGTTCGAGCGCATTTCCTCGGCTGCAAGGCCGCGCTGCCGGCGATGGATCGGGGCGGCGCGATCGTCCTCATCTCGTCCGTGGCCGGGTTGAAGCCCGGCAGCGGAATCCCCGCCTACGACGCGTCGAAGGCGGCGCTGTTCGGTCTCTGCCGGCACGTCGCCCGGGAAGGCGAGAAGAAGCGAGTGCGCGCCAACGTGGTGGTTCCGGGATTGATCGATACCCCCATCGGACGGTGGGCCACGCAGGGCCGGCCGTCCCGTGCGGCGACCGCGATTCCGCTCGGGCGGCAGGGGACGGCGTGGGAGGTCGCCTACGCGACCATCTTTCTGCTCTCGGCCGAGGCCGACTACATCACCGGCCAGCAGCTCGTGGTGGACGGAGGCCTGTCGAGCCTGCGCTGA
- a CDS encoding DUF29 domain-containing protein, translating to MAAPAKRGNTRSHNILRPRRPSGDTWSLIDEARSALSVQFYILPPSGTTLRIATVKTPASSRAAKTAAALYDSDFYSWTQRTAALLRARRFDEIDVEHAAEEIEDMGKRDLKELNSRVQVLLSHILKWQHQPDGRSPSWQTTIVTQRLEIEALLRQSPSLRPKLTSELVQNYVNAVKRAVPQTGLRKEDFPVGCPFTIQQILDEEFLPT from the coding sequence ATGGCTGCTCCGGCGAAACGGGGGAACACGAGGTCGCATAACATCCTCCGCCCCCGCCGGCCATCGGGGGACACGTGGAGTCTGATCGACGAGGCCCGCTCCGCCCTCAGTGTCCAGTTCTACATATTGCCGCCCAGCGGGACCACCCTTAGAATCGCGACCGTGAAAACGCCCGCCTCGAGCCGTGCCGCGAAGACGGCCGCGGCCCTCTACGACAGCGACTTCTACTCCTGGACGCAGCGGACCGCAGCGCTCCTCCGTGCGCGCCGCTTCGACGAAATCGATGTCGAGCACGCCGCCGAGGAGATCGAGGACATGGGCAAGCGTGATCTGAAGGAGCTGAACAGCCGGGTGCAGGTGCTCCTGTCGCACATACTCAAATGGCAGCACCAGCCCGATGGACGTTCTCCGTCGTGGCAGACCACGATCGTCACTCAGCGGCTCGAGATCGAGGCACTACTCCGACAGAGTCCGAGCCTCCGTCCGAAGCTCACCAGCGAGCTCGTGCAGAACTATGTGAATGCGGTGAAGCGGGCCGTCCCGCAAACCGGCCTTCGGAAGGAGGACTTTCCCGTCGGCTGCCCCTTCACGATCCAACAGATTCTGGACGAAGAGTTCCTGCCGACGTGA
- a CDS encoding extracellular solute-binding protein encodes MLCDLVFPRFAGAAMRAWAAFVVAGAVLVSCRRERASLTAAVALLPSELPVYRAVVADFERRSGLRVVVVPQQYADIRRALAAESVAGTGTLDLVELDVYALASAAPHVCPFAPADVEPELDALSPDAVRAGTIDGLRFLPHRLGWQAVVYDHAALGRPPEDWPELLAVARAHPGKVAFKGSLYEGLTCDVLPFVWAAGGSGEVLDDAGALAAFRFFAELAPYLHPGSATFKEPTVAEAMARGEIVLHLNWPFVMSLYASQGLAPEPIRSAPLPHGPHGRATVLGGGYLGIPCNAPHRAAALRLVHHLLARDVQAELARRLGWFSPRRDVAVADGGEALAGFAAMRAEVRPRPARADYRALSRRWQEAFRAVVFEHRDPDAVLHAAASEAVKSR; translated from the coding sequence ATGTTATGCGACCTCGTGTTCCCCCGTTTCGCCGGAGCAGCCATGCGCGCCTGGGCCGCGTTCGTGGTTGCGGGCGCCGTCCTCGTCTCCTGCCGGCGCGAGCGCGCGTCGCTCACCGCCGCGGTGGCGCTCCTCCCGAGCGAGTTGCCCGTCTACCGCGCGGTGGTAGCGGACTTCGAGCGGAGGAGCGGGCTCCGCGTCGTCGTCGTGCCGCAGCAGTACGCGGACATCCGCCGTGCGCTCGCCGCCGAGAGCGTCGCCGGGACCGGCACGCTCGATCTGGTCGAGCTGGACGTCTACGCCCTGGCGTCGGCGGCGCCGCACGTGTGTCCCTTCGCGCCGGCCGACGTGGAGCCCGAGCTCGACGCGCTCTCACCCGATGCGGTGCGCGCGGGCACGATCGACGGCCTGCGCTTTCTGCCCCATCGCCTGGGCTGGCAGGCGGTCGTCTACGACCACGCCGCGCTCGGCCGGCCGCCCGAGGACTGGCCAGAGCTGCTCGCGGTCGCCCGCGCCCATCCGGGCAAGGTCGCCTTCAAGGGGTCGCTGTACGAAGGCCTCACCTGCGACGTGCTGCCGTTCGTGTGGGCGGCGGGCGGCAGCGGCGAGGTGCTGGACGACGCCGGCGCGCTCGCCGCCTTCCGGTTCTTCGCCGAGCTCGCCCCCTACCTCCATCCCGGGAGCGCGACCTTCAAGGAGCCGACGGTGGCCGAAGCGATGGCGCGTGGTGAGATCGTGCTCCACCTCAACTGGCCCTTCGTGATGTCGCTCTACGCGAGCCAGGGGCTCGCCCCGGAGCCGATCCGTTCCGCGCCCCTGCCGCACGGACCACACGGCCGCGCGACGGTCCTCGGCGGCGGCTACCTCGGCATCCCGTGCAACGCGCCGCATCGCGCCGCGGCCCTCCGCCTCGTGCACCACCTTTTGGCCCGGGACGTGCAGGCGGAGCTTGCGCGGCGCCTCGGATGGTTCTCTCCGCGCCGCGACGTCGCGGTGGCGGACGGCGGCGAGGCTCTGGCGGGCTTCGCGGCGATGCGCGCCGAGGTACGGCCGCGGCCGGCGCGTGCCGACTACCGGGCCCTCAGCCGCCGCTGGCAGGAGGCGTTCCGCGCCGTCGTCTTCGAGCACCGCGATCCCGATGCGGTGCTGCACGCCGCGGCGAGCGAAGCCGTCAAGAGCCGGTAG